A DNA window from Shewanella baltica contains the following coding sequences:
- a CDS encoding bifunctional hydroxymethylpyrimidine kinase/phosphomethylpyrimidine kinase yields the protein MLGIHGDNAPMNTERPAFVWTIAGSDSGGGAGIQADLATIQDLGCHGCSVITTVTAQSSVAVILVEPVSAAMLMAQLTTLLSDLPPKAIKIGLLADQTQVALLADWIASFKIHYPSVPVIVDPVMVASCGDALAVDNCQDIKSAAKSALDFKPFKGLIELITPNVLELGRLTHSDVSTKAQFAAAALALSQSLDCSVLAKGGDVSFGCTDILADTHAQTQTNAHDIAYKSNGWDLELAEDYLVCRQVRASSKLHQNGRFWLASQRVNTRHNHGSGCTLSSAIAAVLAQGFVLQDAVVVAKAYVSQGLSAAIGLGQGPGPLARKGWPNNLSRYAKINLCDGNFIRHHLNRHLDVRSDLVATVLSATDQATAQVRIASTPPQNILSHGFKVLDADLGVYPVVSDLTMLEGLLAAGVKTLQLRIKTDISELTSAAPAEFNLGKSALSRCESGKSKSGEPELIGSELEAQIQMAIALGKHFNAQLFINDHWQLAIKYHAFGVHLGQEDLAVTDLAAIQAAGLALGISSHSYFELLLAHQYSPSYIALGHIFPTTTKQMPSAPQGLAKLKHYVALLQDHYPLVAIGGIDLTNLAKVKATGVGNIAVVRAITKAKDPLAAFAELSQAWEQCSLSEELAVKHELGAKHE from the coding sequence ATGTTGGGTATTCATGGGGATAATGCGCCCATGAATACCGAGCGTCCCGCGTTTGTTTGGACCATAGCTGGTTCAGACAGTGGCGGCGGTGCCGGTATTCAGGCGGACTTGGCGACAATTCAAGATTTGGGCTGTCACGGTTGCAGCGTGATCACCACAGTGACGGCGCAAAGCTCAGTGGCGGTCATTTTAGTCGAGCCCGTATCAGCGGCGATGTTAATGGCTCAGCTGACGACTCTACTTTCCGACTTGCCACCCAAAGCAATTAAAATCGGCTTACTGGCAGATCAAACTCAAGTGGCATTGCTGGCAGATTGGATCGCGAGTTTTAAAATCCACTATCCATCTGTGCCTGTGATTGTCGATCCTGTGATGGTCGCCAGTTGTGGCGATGCATTAGCAGTCGATAACTGTCAGGATATAAAAAGTGCGGCCAAATCAGCCTTAGATTTTAAGCCTTTCAAAGGTTTAATCGAACTTATCACGCCCAATGTGCTTGAACTTGGGCGGTTAACTCACAGTGATGTTTCAACGAAAGCGCAATTCGCTGCCGCGGCACTGGCTTTATCCCAGAGCCTTGATTGCAGTGTGCTCGCTAAAGGTGGCGATGTGAGCTTTGGTTGCACTGACATTCTTGCTGATACTCATGCTCAAACTCAGACTAACGCTCATGATATCGCTTACAAGAGTAATGGCTGGGATCTTGAGCTTGCCGAGGATTATCTAGTTTGTCGTCAAGTGCGCGCGAGCTCTAAACTGCATCAAAATGGGCGCTTCTGGTTAGCCAGCCAGCGGGTTAATACCCGTCATAACCATGGTAGTGGCTGTACTTTGTCATCGGCCATTGCCGCCGTGTTAGCGCAGGGTTTTGTATTGCAAGATGCGGTGGTGGTTGCGAAAGCCTATGTGAGTCAAGGCTTAAGCGCGGCGATTGGTTTAGGGCAAGGTCCAGGGCCGTTGGCCCGTAAGGGTTGGCCTAATAACTTGTCCCGCTATGCCAAGATAAATCTGTGTGATGGCAATTTTATTCGTCATCACCTCAATCGACATCTTGACGTTAGAAGTGATTTAGTTGCAACAGTTTTATCCGCAACAGATCAGGCAACCGCTCAGGTAAGAATAGCCTCGACGCCACCTCAAAATATTTTATCCCACGGTTTTAAAGTGCTCGATGCCGATCTTGGTGTTTACCCTGTGGTGAGTGACTTAACCATGCTGGAGGGTTTGTTAGCTGCGGGCGTTAAAACCCTGCAGTTACGGATAAAAACCGACATCAGCGAATTGACTAGTGCAGCGCCAGCCGAATTTAATTTAGGCAAGTCTGCGCTAAGTCGATGTGAGTCAGGCAAATCTAAGTCAGGCGAACCAGAGTTAATTGGCTCCGAATTAGAAGCACAAATTCAAATGGCCATTGCCTTAGGCAAGCATTTTAATGCACAGCTTTTTATTAATGATCACTGGCAGTTAGCGATAAAATACCATGCCTTCGGGGTACATTTAGGCCAAGAAGATCTCGCCGTTACTGACTTAGCGGCCATTCAAGCCGCGGGGCTCGCGCTAGGCATATCGAGCCACAGTTATTTCGAGTTGCTATTGGCGCACCAATACTCGCCATCCTACATAGCGCTTGGGCATATATTCCCAACCACAACGAAGCAAATGCCTTCGGCGCCCCAAGGGCTCGCAAAACTTAAACACTATGTGGCGTTACTCCAAGATCATTATCCCTTGGTCGCCATTGGCGGTATTGACTTAACAAATCTGGCAAAGGTGAAAGCTACAGGGGTTGGCAATATTGCTGTGGTGCGCGCAATAACGAAAGCTAAGGATCCGTTAGCCGCGTTTGCAGAGCTGAGCCAAGCTTGGGAGCAATGTAGCTTGTCTGAAGAACTGGCTGTAAAGCATGAGTTGGGTGCTAAGCATGAGTAA